From a single Stackebrandtia endophytica genomic region:
- a CDS encoding NUDIX hydrolase, whose amino-acid sequence MAAEEQREYDPHDYPPVAATVDIVALTIRGDVPHVLLVRRGEAPYRNSWALPGGFVRPDEDLATAALRELSEETHLTVAPHLEQLGTYGTPDRDPRMRVISVAHLAIAAGLPEPKSGSDAADAQWVPLSRLGFGDGAETLPLAFDHAVILADAVERARAKLEYTPIATSFLPPEFTIAQLRAIYESLWNEPLHAANFHRKVRSVSGFVIDTGHIAPSGRDKGGRRARLYRAGEATLLHPALLRPSITSTTA is encoded by the coding sequence GTGGCCGCCGAGGAGCAACGTGAGTACGACCCGCACGACTACCCGCCGGTCGCCGCCACCGTCGACATCGTCGCGTTGACCATCCGCGGCGACGTTCCCCACGTCCTCCTCGTTCGACGCGGCGAGGCGCCATACCGGAACTCCTGGGCGTTGCCGGGTGGTTTCGTCCGCCCCGACGAGGACCTCGCCACCGCCGCCCTCCGCGAACTCTCCGAAGAAACCCACCTGACTGTCGCACCGCACCTCGAACAACTCGGCACCTACGGCACCCCCGACCGCGATCCGCGCATGCGGGTCATCTCCGTCGCGCACCTCGCGATCGCCGCCGGCCTACCCGAACCGAAATCCGGCTCCGACGCCGCCGACGCCCAATGGGTTCCGCTGTCCCGCCTCGGATTCGGTGACGGTGCCGAAACTCTGCCGCTCGCGTTCGACCACGCCGTCATCCTCGCCGACGCCGTCGAACGTGCCCGCGCCAAGCTGGAATACACACCCATCGCCACGTCGTTCCTCCCGCCGGAATTCACGATCGCGCAACTTCGTGCCATCTACGAATCACTGTGGAACGAACCACTGCACGCCGCGAACTTCCACCGAAAAGTGCGATCGGTATCCGGCTTCGTCATCGACACCGGACACATCGCTCCGTCCGGAAGGGACAAGGGTGGCCGGCGAGCCCGCCTCTACCGAGCGGGCGAGGCAACCCTGCTGCACCCGGCACTACTGCGGCCATCCATCACCTCGACCACCGCGTGA
- a CDS encoding molecular chaperone DnaJ produces MTRHSFADAVAAVTAAADPTALFGSRTSDGTAERKRYRALVKALHPDTVDRSNIDAAHLAFTALNRLWRDYRDDTHGTVAVGGVTYRMGRTPRLDDIAACYRLYDDVGNARDELRLARDPGDNDMIRAEAHALDRIAAHGDPEFAAYVPPRATTIRLRDQNTGVERCGNVLPGTDTFVSLRAVADRYPDGLNPKDAAWMWRRLLVAIGHAHRCGIIHGSVIPEHVLIQPEQHGLLLVDWYYAVPAGRPLTAVVGHARDAYPAEVFARLPAEPSLDILMATRCMTDLIGPRIPSALKRFAHGCTLDNPRQRPTDAWDLLTEFDDVLHRLWGPRVFRPFSMSS; encoded by the coding sequence ATGACACGGCACAGCTTCGCCGACGCCGTCGCCGCCGTGACGGCGGCCGCCGACCCGACGGCACTCTTCGGCTCCCGCACTTCGGACGGTACCGCCGAACGCAAGCGGTACCGGGCACTCGTCAAGGCACTGCATCCCGACACCGTCGACAGGTCGAACATCGACGCCGCGCACCTCGCGTTCACCGCCCTCAACCGGCTGTGGCGGGACTACCGCGACGACACGCACGGCACCGTGGCCGTCGGCGGCGTCACCTACCGCATGGGTAGAACACCCCGCCTCGACGACATCGCCGCCTGCTATCGGCTGTACGACGACGTCGGCAACGCGCGCGACGAACTCCGCCTTGCCCGAGACCCCGGCGACAACGACATGATCCGCGCTGAAGCCCACGCACTCGACCGCATCGCCGCCCACGGTGATCCGGAGTTCGCGGCATACGTCCCGCCGCGCGCGACGACCATCCGCTTGCGGGACCAGAACACCGGCGTCGAACGCTGCGGCAACGTCCTCCCCGGGACCGACACCTTCGTCTCGCTGCGAGCCGTCGCCGACCGCTACCCCGACGGGCTCAACCCGAAAGACGCGGCTTGGATGTGGCGCCGACTCCTGGTCGCGATCGGACACGCCCACCGCTGCGGAATCATCCACGGTTCCGTCATCCCCGAACACGTTCTCATCCAGCCAGAGCAACACGGGCTACTCCTCGTCGACTGGTACTACGCCGTACCGGCCGGTCGGCCGCTCACCGCGGTCGTCGGCCACGCCAGAGACGCGTACCCGGCCGAGGTATTCGCCCGCCTACCCGCCGAACCCTCCCTCGACATCCTCATGGCCACCCGATGCATGACCGACCTCATCGGACCGCGAATCCCGAGCGCACTGAAGAGGTTCGCGCACGGATGCACCCTCGACAACCCACGTCAACGCCCCACCGACGCGTGGGACCTACTCACCGAATTCGACGACGTCCTCCACCGACTGTGGGGGCCACGCGTCTTCCGTCCCTTCTCGATGTCCAGCTGA